The segment TGGATTCTCTGCGCTCCACTCTTCAGGAATTACGAAATCCAACAACTTGATGTCGACATTAGGTTCGTACTCCATAGCCTGGAGAGGAGATAGAGGCTTCTGCAGCGTATAAGTGGGCGTGAATATCCGTGGTTGCCAAGTTGATGCGGctactttgaaatttttcaatgtctcGGAGTCACCTTGATCTGACTCAATTCCAGTCTGTACGGGTTTCCAGTATGCAGCTTTCCATTTGTGTACCAGCAATGCTGATACAAAGGTCTTACCGACGTCAGTGTCTGTGCCGGTGACGAATACAAttggttgttgttgttgagaTTTGCTGTTCATGACTTGTGTGTTGGTGATTTTTTGAGTGCTTTTCACTCGCCTGCCTGTGATAAAAAGTATATCTCTTTATATACTTTAGCAAACGAACTACCAGCGggattttgttttgttttgccCAATAATTTCGAGTTATAAATAGCCATTGTTtgtatatttcattttcttttggtcAGGAGGATGTCAGCGgtgaaattcttttttcattgataGGAACAACAACTAATGTCTCAAGAAATTTCATATACACCAGCTGTCGCGGAGCTGTTagattttgataaaaaacaCATTTGGCATCCTTACACGTCATTGAGGTCTCCATTGAATGTGTACCCGGTGAAGAGCGCCCACGGATGCAAGCTTGTGTTGGATACCGACTCACCAGTGGACGTAGAGGTGATCGACGCCATGTCGTCGTGGTGGTGTGTTATTCACGGGTACAATAATCCAGAATTAAATGAGGCTCTTACCAACCAAATGTTGAAGTTTTCTCATGTCCTTCTTGGTGGGTTCACTCATAAGGGAGCTGTGAATCTAGttcaaaaacttttaaaagTAATTGATGAACCTCCTTTGCAGTATTGCTTCCTCGCAGATTCTGGCTCAGTAGCAGTTGAAGTGGCTTTGAAGATGGCTTTACAGTCAAACATGTCACAAGAAGCTACGAAAAATAGGACAAAGTTTTTGACAATTAAGAACGGGTACCACGGTGACACATTTGGTGCTATGAGTGTGTGTGATCCTGAGAATTCTATGCATCACATCTACAATGATCGGCTCAGCGAAAACATCTTTGCTCAAGCTCCCTCTATTGTCGATGGTCTGCCAACCAGTCAGAATGGTTTCGAGGACCTTTGgaacgaagaagatgttAATGATCTCAAGAAGCAATTTGAATTGCATAGCGGCGAGATATGTGCCGTGATTTTGGAGCCTATCCTACAGGGTGCAGGAGGTTTACGACCATATCATCCACAATTCTTAATCGAAGTTCAGAAACTGTGTAACCAATACGACGTTCTCTTTATCATGGATGAGATTGCTACCGGATTTGGTAGAACAGGTGAGATCTTCGCATTTAAGCACTGCCAAAAATATCAGGACCAACGTGGCATCAGTCCTTCCGATCAAGTCAAAGTTGTTCCTGACATAATGTGCGTTGGGAAGGGCCTGACCAGTGGGTATATGACTATGAGTGCCGTAGTGGTCAACGACAAAGTCGCTTCCAGGATCTCTTCTCCCAATAGCCCTACTGGTGGCTGTTTCATGCATGGTCCAACTTTCATGGGTAATGCCTTGGCATGCAGTGTGGCAGAAAAGTCCATGGATATACTGCTACGTGGTGAGTGGAGAAGACAAGTGTCTGCAATTGAAAACCAGATTTACAGAGAACTGTACGAGTACATCAAGAACCCAGATAATGGGCTCATTGGAACTGTTGTCAAACGTGTGTCAGTTGTTGGAGCAGTAGGTATCGTAGAGCTATACAAGAAGACAGATCCTGAGTGGTTCCAGAAGAAGTTTATATCCAAGGGGGTACATATCCGACCTTTCAACTGCCTGTGTTACATTATGCCGCCTTATGTGATCACATCAGAGGAATTGACGCAGGTTAATCAAGTCTTGATTGAAGTCCTACATGAGTGGAAAGCCCACATAAACCAGTGATTTACGTTCTCATCAAGCCATTTATCAACGAATTCTTATCTTTCCTCTACGTAGAGTGCATTTTTTTACGccattatttatattaatGCAACTTAAATAAAgtttattgttatttattCTAGCTGCCCTTCATTATTGCTTTTCAGGTCATAAAGGCTTATAGAAGCCCACTGCACAAAAAGGGCTTAACtagttcaaaaaaaaaaaaaaaaagaaggtgCCGCAGGAAAGTGCGAGTTGAGGAATCAGCATTAAAATGATCCGTATTCGCCTACCGGCCAGCTTTGCGATGGATTATCGTCTCCTCTGTTATTCCATTAATGCTATCTACACTCCTCAGCGGCTGTAGCGCGCCgttactttatcttctatTCATCCTGAAAAGAATGAACAAGATAGAACACTATTGACCTAACTTGCTCTACAACTAATTTCCATTGAACCGTGTCCTCCAGCACCCCCTTCTGAACTCTCTAGGAAGAAACTTCTAGCAGAGTCAAGAGTATCATTGAGCCAAATTTAGTACCCCGTTCAACGTTTGCCTTTGGTTACCTTATCCTATTCGTAACAATATAACTACGTCTTCCTCTACTGACTTATCGTGGTCACTGTTTACAAGAGCTCGAATGATGAAAACGatgtttatatatattttatacTGTGGATGAGCTTACAAGATGTACTGGCTCCAGGCTTTTCACTGAGATCAAACACTTGTTCTCCTAAATGAGAAAACACTTTGGCATCACACTGAGGCAACAGGGCAACATTTTCCCTCGAATACTGTTATTATCAAAACAAGCAATGTCAGTAATTCTCCAGATCAACATCTAAGATTACCAATATCGCAGCCTTTGCAAAATTGGTAATGTTACCCTCCAAGTAATTGTGTGACCTCTCTTCTGAAGATAAACATTGCGCCTCTTTAATTAAAGCAGCAACACTACTTCATCCTGGTTTTGTTATTCAGGGAAAAGATCGGCAGTGTTATGCAACACATggaaaagatgaaatttgTTGGCGTAAAATTGAGTCCCTTGTTTTGAGGAAAAAGTGCCATCTTTAATAGCGCACTGAAAAAGGCAGCTGCAAAACATGGTATTGCGCATACGAAGAACTAAGAAGTTGGCGCTATTAATCTTCACATCATTGTTATTTCTCATTGTTCTATTTAGGGTCTACCCACAATATTCGTTTTCCGACCATTTCGAAACACACAGAAAAGATGATCCTTCTGGCAATGTGCACTGCCTTTCTAGAGTGCTTCAACTAGGAGGATATGAAAAGCCAGGGTTAACAAGTGGATTCTACGAACCAAATAGGTGGAAATCTTTTATATCTTACATGACTGGAGGTCGCAAGGATGTGAAAACTGTGTCCCAATCGTTATCCAATTTGGATTTGTATCAAAAATGCTCCAAAGAAACCCACGTTGATCAGGATGttcctcttcttcgtaGGGTAGAAAGCAAGTTGTTCCCTTATGTAAACTTCACAGCTCtgaataatgaagaatctCAAGATTTTTGGCCTGTTCATACTCGATTTGATGGAACGACGTTCCGTGGACGGGTGTTACAATTTTCCTCTGAAAACAATTCGTTCATTGGAACTTCACCCATTGAATTCAAGGTCAGCGAACCTTTTTGGGAGAACTGGTTGAATTCAGCTCTccaaagaaattcaaaaggtCTGGT is part of the Saccharomyces paradoxus chromosome XIV, complete sequence genome and harbors:
- the BIO3 gene encoding adenosylmethionine-8-amino-7-oxononanoate transaminase (7,8-diamino-pelargonic acid aminotransferase (DAPA)~similar to YNR058W), encoding MSQEISYTPAVAELLDFDKKHIWHPYTSLRSPLNVYPVKSAHGCKLVLDTDSPVDVEVIDAMSSWWCVIHGYNNPELNEALTNQMLKFSHVLLGGFTHKGAVNLVQKLLKVIDEPPLQYCFLADSGSVAVEVALKMALQSNMSQEATKNRTKFLTIKNGYHGDTFGAMSVCDPENSMHHIYNDRLSENIFAQAPSIVDGLPTSQNGFEDLWNEEDVNDLKKQFELHSGEICAVILEPILQGAGGLRPYHPQFLIEVQKLCNQYDVLFIMDEIATGFGRTGEIFAFKHCQKYQDQRGISPSDQVKVVPDIMCVGKGLTSGYMTMSAVVVNDKVASRISSPNSPTGGCFMHGPTFMGNALACSVAEKSMDILLRGEWRRQVSAIENQIYRELYEYIKNPDNGLIGTVVKRVSVVGAVGIVELYKKTDPEWFQKKFISKGVHIRPFNCLCYIMPPYVITSEELTQVNQVLIEVLHEWKAHINQ